In a genomic window of Cerasicoccus sp. TK19100:
- a CDS encoding type II toxin-antitoxin system RelE family toxin, whose protein sequence is MGSYSVRLKRSAEKDLRRIEKSRVPSIIVAIQGLGQNPRPEGSRKLVGSESSYRIRIGDYRVVYLIEDTICIVEVERVRHRKDVYR, encoded by the coding sequence ATGGGCTCTTATAGCGTCCGGCTTAAACGATCGGCGGAAAAGGATTTACGTCGAATTGAGAAGTCGAGAGTTCCAAGCATTATCGTCGCGATACAAGGTCTTGGACAGAACCCGAGGCCCGAGGGTAGCCGCAAGTTGGTCGGCTCAGAAAGCTCATATCGAATTCGGATTGGCGATTATCGGGTCGTATATCTGATTGAAGATACCATCTGCATCGTTGAGGTCGAACGGGTGCGTCATCGGAAGGATGTTTACCGATAA
- a CDS encoding paraquat-inducible protein A, which yields MNERGLQTGREWLACPSCDALHQRPDNPHQADGLCGACGHKLFAHNPNSLQRTLAFSLGGLVLFIPANIYPLVAVSSYGIKNQNDLISGPFDLLHYHMPGIALLVFLTSVVFPLVFMLGMAAVTGSSLMGRYPAWFPKRLRLTQMLNRWAMIDVYLLACLVTFVKLADLAEVDPGVGLYCLGGVLIFTVMASISFDPTLLWDRYARHKQGGRQ from the coding sequence ATGAACGAGCGGGGGCTACAGACGGGGCGCGAATGGCTGGCTTGCCCAAGCTGTGACGCACTACACCAGCGGCCGGATAACCCACACCAGGCGGACGGCCTCTGCGGCGCGTGCGGGCATAAGCTGTTTGCGCACAACCCGAACTCCCTGCAACGCACGCTGGCGTTCTCGCTTGGCGGACTGGTGCTCTTCATCCCGGCCAATATTTACCCACTGGTCGCCGTGAGCAGCTACGGGATTAAGAACCAAAACGACTTGATCTCCGGCCCCTTTGACTTGCTCCACTACCACATGCCCGGTATTGCACTGTTGGTGTTTTTAACGAGCGTGGTCTTCCCGCTGGTATTTATGCTCGGCATGGCCGCGGTGACTGGTAGCTCGCTCATGGGGCGCTACCCGGCGTGGTTCCCCAAGCGCCTGCGGCTCACACAGATGCTCAACCGCTGGGCCATGATCGATGTTTACCTGCTGGCCTGCCTGGTGACTTTCGTGAAGCTGGCAGACTTGGCCGAAGTCGATCCTGGCGTCGGTTTGTATTGCTTGGGCGGGGTGTTAATTTTCACGGTGATGGCGAGCATCAGCTTCGACCCCACCCTGCTCTGGGACCGCTACGCCCGGCACAAGCAAGGAGGCCGCCAATGA
- the ykgO gene encoding type B 50S ribosomal protein L36 yields the protein MKVVSSIKSLKHRHPDCQVVRRRGRIYVINKTNPRFKARQG from the coding sequence ATGAAAGTAGTATCTTCCATTAAGTCGCTGAAGCACCGTCACCCGGACTGCCAGGTAGTCCGCCGCCGCGGTCGCATCTACGTCATTAACAAGACCAACCCGCGCTTCAAGGCGCGCCAAGGTTAA
- a CDS encoding response regulator, translated as MLKTTPKPARRISGNLLVVDDAPSILIILKSFLEDDRCRLFPAENGAKALEILEEQPIDLVLLDVMMPEMGGYEVCRKMRENPRFRDIPVIFLTGLGRKEEIVRGLDVGGSDYLIKPFDKEELILRVRQHLQAHANQKRLKRLAQEQKIFSQALNEELKRQVERWEPVQQKLAELSDSSAKYFGEEFAALQTFFHNVRQWGDLLAGNDTTMRSMLTLGQEIDWAQWDNLLAVKGTRLTLTADAGAEIFADVRMVNLMMGQILPWLVELTEPGAEITVGATKAEDAMQLEINWQAPADRLDAVPDLLDLSQKSTSGDAADMPLRLSTNIMKRHFGDVSLVREAPDKARLSFFFPNT; from the coding sequence ATGTTGAAAACAACACCCAAGCCAGCACGGCGGATATCCGGAAACCTTCTGGTAGTGGATGATGCGCCAAGCATCCTGATCATCCTGAAGAGCTTTCTTGAGGACGACCGGTGCCGCCTGTTCCCCGCGGAGAATGGTGCCAAGGCTCTGGAGATCCTTGAAGAGCAGCCGATCGACCTCGTGCTTCTCGACGTGATGATGCCGGAAATGGGCGGCTATGAAGTGTGCCGCAAGATGCGCGAGAACCCACGTTTTCGCGATATCCCGGTGATCTTCCTGACCGGCCTGGGCCGAAAGGAGGAGATCGTTCGCGGGCTGGATGTCGGTGGCTCGGATTACCTGATCAAGCCGTTCGACAAGGAAGAGCTAATCCTGCGCGTGCGCCAGCACTTGCAGGCTCATGCGAATCAGAAGCGCCTGAAGCGTCTCGCGCAGGAGCAGAAGATTTTCAGCCAAGCGCTCAACGAAGAGCTGAAGCGCCAGGTCGAGCGCTGGGAGCCGGTTCAGCAAAAGCTGGCCGAGCTGTCTGATTCCAGCGCCAAGTACTTCGGCGAAGAATTCGCTGCGTTGCAGACCTTTTTCCACAACGTGCGGCAGTGGGGTGACCTCTTGGCGGGGAACGACACCACGATGCGCTCAATGCTCACGCTCGGGCAGGAGATTGACTGGGCGCAGTGGGACAACCTGCTCGCTGTCAAAGGGACTCGTTTGACCCTCACGGCAGACGCTGGTGCGGAGATTTTTGCCGATGTGCGCATGGTCAACCTGATGATGGGGCAGATTCTGCCGTGGCTGGTGGAGCTTACTGAGCCTGGTGCTGAGATCACCGTGGGTGCGACCAAAGCAGAAGATGCGATGCAGCTGGAAATCAATTGGCAGGCCCCGGCGGATCGCTTGGACGCGGTGCCGGACCTGCTCGACCTCAGCCAGAAATCCACCAGTGGCGACGCAGCCGACATGCCGCTTCGCCTCAGCACGAACATTATGAAGCGCCACTTTGGCGACGTATCGTTGGTCCGTGAAGCCCCAGACAAGGCTCGCCTCAGCTTTTTCTTTCCGAATACCTAG
- the rpmB gene encoding 50S ribosomal protein L28 has protein sequence MSRICSVTGKRPVKGRRIHRSGLTKKSGGIGTHVTKCVKRTFRPNLQHIRVKLPSGQVKRMWVSAKAIKAGKVVKA, from the coding sequence ATGTCCAGAATTTGTTCCGTAACAGGCAAGCGCCCCGTCAAGGGCCGTCGTATTCACCGCTCCGGTCTTACTAAGAAGAGCGGCGGCATTGGCACACACGTGACCAAGTGCGTCAAGCGCACATTCCGCCCGAACCTGCAGCACATCCGTGTCAAGCTCCCGAGCGGCCAGGTGAAGCGCATGTGGGTTTCCGCCAAGGCCATCAAGGCTGGCAAGGTCGTCAAGGCCTAA
- a CDS encoding GNAT family N-acetyltransferase, which produces MSLIVKTFTGPGMAQYKDDLARLRITVFRDFPYLYEGTMAYEASYLQRYVDCPECLFVLVFDGEKVVGASTALPMDYEADEFKKPFIDNGFDVRDVFYFGESVLLPEYRGQGIGHRFFDEREAFARSFGRFELTTFCAVERPTDHPLRPAKYRPHDEFWRKRGYEKRPELATTFDWQDVDQPAETAHPMVFWTRALGA; this is translated from the coding sequence ATGAGTCTCATCGTAAAGACCTTTACCGGGCCGGGCATGGCCCAATACAAGGACGACTTGGCGCGTCTGCGGATCACGGTCTTTCGCGATTTTCCCTACCTTTACGAAGGCACAATGGCGTACGAGGCCTCCTACTTGCAGCGCTATGTCGACTGCCCGGAGTGCCTCTTTGTACTGGTCTTTGACGGCGAAAAGGTGGTCGGTGCATCTACGGCACTGCCCATGGATTACGAGGCGGACGAATTTAAGAAGCCCTTTATAGACAATGGCTTCGATGTGCGCGATGTGTTTTACTTCGGCGAATCCGTGCTGCTGCCGGAATACCGGGGGCAGGGGATCGGGCACCGGTTTTTCGACGAGCGTGAGGCGTTTGCGCGCAGCTTTGGCCGGTTTGAGCTGACGACATTTTGTGCGGTTGAGCGGCCGACCGATCACCCGCTACGCCCGGCGAAATACCGCCCGCACGATGAGTTTTGGCGCAAGCGCGGCTACGAAAAGCGCCCTGAGCTTGCCACGACTTTTGATTGGCAAGACGTTGACCAGCCTGCGGAAACCGCGCACCCAATGGTGTTTTGGACGCGAGCGTTAGGGGCTTGA
- a CDS encoding sugar phosphate isomerase/epimerase family protein has protein sequence MSRPVTLFTGQWADLSLETLAPKIKDMGYDGVELACWGDHFDVSQAGKKTYLKEKWELLADHGLSCYAISNHLVGQAVCDLIDERHKSIIPDYVWGDGKPEGVRKRAAKEMIATAKACRKFMDAKPKGVDKSKLPAVVNGFTGSSIWHLLYSFPPITPKMIEDGFKDFATRWKPILDAFDKVNVNFALEVHPTEIAFDIASAERAIKALKGHKRFGFNYDPSHLGYQGVDYVKFIRTFKDRIYHCHMKDVWWDHGNGDVGVFGGHTDFGDPRRYWDFRSLGHGDIMFEDIIVALNDIGYVGPLSVEWEDIRMDRFHGAAEAAEFVRSVDFPTSDVAFDAAFDKEK, from the coding sequence ATGTCCCGACCCGTCACTCTCTTCACCGGCCAGTGGGCCGATTTATCCCTGGAAACGCTTGCGCCCAAGATCAAAGACATGGGCTACGATGGCGTCGAGCTCGCCTGCTGGGGCGACCATTTCGACGTCTCCCAGGCCGGCAAGAAAACGTATTTAAAGGAAAAATGGGAGCTGCTCGCCGATCACGGCCTGTCCTGCTACGCCATTTCCAACCACCTCGTCGGCCAGGCCGTGTGCGACCTGATTGACGAGCGCCACAAGAGCATCATCCCCGACTACGTCTGGGGCGACGGCAAGCCCGAAGGCGTCCGCAAGCGCGCGGCCAAGGAAATGATCGCCACCGCCAAGGCCTGCCGCAAGTTCATGGACGCCAAGCCCAAGGGCGTCGACAAGAGCAAGCTGCCCGCCGTCGTCAACGGCTTCACCGGCTCCAGCATCTGGCACCTGCTCTACTCCTTCCCACCCATCACGCCGAAGATGATCGAAGACGGCTTTAAGGATTTCGCCACTCGCTGGAAGCCCATCCTCGACGCCTTCGACAAGGTAAACGTCAACTTCGCTCTGGAAGTTCACCCGACGGAAATCGCCTTCGACATCGCCAGCGCCGAGCGCGCGATCAAGGCGCTCAAGGGCCACAAGCGCTTTGGCTTCAACTACGACCCGTCCCACCTGGGCTACCAGGGCGTGGACTACGTGAAGTTTATCCGCACCTTCAAGGACCGCATCTACCACTGCCACATGAAGGACGTCTGGTGGGACCACGGCAATGGCGACGTCGGCGTATTCGGCGGCCACACCGATTTCGGCGACCCACGCCGCTACTGGGACTTCCGCTCGCTCGGCCATGGCGACATCATGTTTGAGGACATTATCGTCGCCCTGAACGACATCGGCTACGTCGGCCCGCTTTCGGTAGAATGGGAAGACATCCGCATGGACCGCTTCCACGGCGCCGCCGAAGCCGCAGAGTTCGTCCGCAGCGTCGACTTCCCCACCAGCGACGTCGCCTTCGACGCCGCCTTCGACAAGGAGAAGTAA
- a CDS encoding intermembrane transport protein PqiB, with protein sequence MDKKDKDSLPDVVITEHHRFSIVWIVPIAALLIAGWLAYHSYASRGPEIEITFTDGSGLVAGKTEIQYLGVKVGLVEKVRLDEKLSKVVVKARLDKSAAGLATEGAAFWVVSPQIGIGGVRGLDTLISGNYIGVAPGKGGQLVKEYVGLPEQPPAGPREPGLNIILQAEKLGSLTTGDPVYYREFQIGEVDQVYLASDSRTVHAHVHIKEEYTPLIRENTRFWNASGIGMSLGLFGAKVQTESLAAILKGGVSLATPPNDEMGAAVSDNTVFKLYDEPEDEWTKWSPDIQISEKISSLAKASGAADLTPANADTVAQPAGTEAVKDENQPEVKMPVSPPGHHR encoded by the coding sequence ATGGATAAGAAAGACAAAGACTCCCTGCCCGATGTGGTCATCACCGAGCACCACCGGTTCTCGATCGTGTGGATCGTGCCCATCGCTGCGCTGCTGATCGCCGGTTGGCTGGCCTATCACAGCTATGCCTCGCGCGGACCGGAAATCGAGATCACCTTCACGGACGGTTCCGGCCTCGTCGCGGGAAAAACCGAGATTCAATACCTCGGCGTCAAAGTCGGCCTAGTGGAGAAAGTTCGCCTCGACGAAAAGCTCTCCAAGGTCGTCGTCAAGGCCCGCCTGGACAAGAGCGCGGCCGGTCTGGCCACCGAGGGCGCGGCGTTCTGGGTCGTAAGCCCGCAGATCGGCATTGGCGGCGTGCGCGGCTTGGACACGCTGATCAGTGGCAACTACATCGGCGTGGCTCCGGGCAAAGGCGGCCAGCTGGTCAAGGAATACGTCGGCCTGCCCGAGCAACCGCCCGCCGGCCCCCGCGAGCCCGGGCTAAACATCATTTTGCAGGCGGAGAAGCTGGGCTCCCTCACCACGGGCGATCCTGTTTATTACCGCGAATTCCAGATTGGCGAAGTCGACCAGGTTTACCTCGCCAGTGACTCGCGCACCGTCCACGCCCACGTTCACATCAAGGAGGAATACACGCCGCTCATTCGCGAAAACACCCGCTTCTGGAACGCCTCGGGCATCGGCATGAGCCTCGGCCTGTTTGGTGCCAAGGTGCAAACCGAGTCCCTCGCCGCAATCCTGAAGGGCGGCGTCTCCCTCGCCACGCCCCCCAACGACGAGATGGGTGCCGCCGTTAGCGACAACACCGTGTTTAAGCTCTACGATGAACCAGAGGACGAGTGGACGAAATGGTCGCCCGACATTCAGATTTCCGAGAAAATATCTTCCCTCGCGAAGGCTTCCGGCGCTGCCGACCTCACCCCGGCCAACGCCGACACGGTCGCCCAACCGGCGGGTACCGAGGCAGTTAAAGACGAGAACCAGCCAGAGGTCAAAATGCCGGTCAGCCCGCCTGGGCACCATCGCTAA
- the mnmA gene encoding tRNA 2-thiouridine(34) synthase MnmA produces MTQPKRILVALSGGVDSAVAALLLKEQGYAVSAAYMRTWMNEEGSDILADCPWEEDIRQAKAVAAHLGIDFEVVNLIQDYRDRVVEYLVEGYRRGITPNPDIMCNREMKFGVFRNYARDNGFDAVATGHYCRRAVNDDGSCDLLSGLDPNKDQSYFLALVRQEQLRDALFPIGELLKPEVRELARKHQLPNAARKDSQGICFLGKVNINEFLRHFIPDRPGEIVRASDKKVLGEHQGLHHFTLGQRQGIGVPSNTDNEHFVVVGKDFDTNQLLIAFDHRDSPGLWGQDFALERLSWINQPVSEARELQARARYRDPPTPVEFRPAENGCASIHFKESQRALATGQVCAIYQGDMLLGGGFYS; encoded by the coding sequence ATGACACAGCCCAAGAGAATACTGGTCGCCCTTTCCGGCGGCGTGGATAGCGCAGTCGCCGCCCTCCTACTCAAAGAGCAGGGCTACGCGGTGTCGGCCGCCTACATGCGCACCTGGATGAACGAGGAAGGCAGCGACATCCTCGCTGACTGCCCGTGGGAGGAAGACATCCGCCAGGCCAAGGCCGTCGCCGCGCACCTGGGCATCGATTTTGAAGTCGTCAACCTGATTCAGGACTACCGCGACCGCGTCGTGGAATACCTCGTCGAGGGCTACCGCCGTGGCATCACGCCGAACCCCGACATCATGTGCAACCGCGAGATGAAGTTTGGCGTGTTCCGTAACTACGCGCGGGACAACGGCTTCGACGCCGTCGCGACCGGCCACTATTGCCGCCGCGCCGTGAACGACGACGGTTCCTGCGACCTCCTTTCCGGCCTCGATCCGAACAAGGACCAATCGTATTTCCTCGCCCTCGTTCGCCAGGAACAACTGCGCGATGCGCTTTTCCCCATTGGCGAGTTGCTCAAGCCGGAAGTCCGTGAACTGGCCCGCAAACATCAGCTGCCTAACGCCGCCCGCAAAGACAGCCAGGGAATTTGCTTCCTCGGCAAAGTGAACATTAACGAGTTTTTGCGGCATTTCATCCCCGATCGTCCGGGTGAAATCGTCCGCGCCAGTGATAAAAAAGTGCTCGGCGAACACCAGGGCCTGCACCACTTCACCCTCGGCCAGCGCCAGGGCATTGGCGTGCCCAGTAACACCGACAACGAGCACTTCGTAGTCGTCGGTAAAGACTTCGATACCAACCAGTTACTCATTGCCTTTGATCACCGGGACAGTCCTGGCCTTTGGGGGCAGGACTTCGCGCTGGAGCGCCTTAGCTGGATCAACCAGCCCGTCTCCGAGGCACGCGAATTGCAGGCCCGCGCCCGCTACCGTGACCCGCCGACTCCGGTGGAATTCCGCCCCGCTGAAAACGGCTGCGCAAGCATCCACTTTAAGGAGTCACAGCGCGCTTTAGCCACGGGTCAAGTCTGTGCTATCTACCAAGGTGATATGCTTTTGGGGGGTGGGTTTTATTCTTAG
- the trpB gene encoding tryptophan synthase subunit beta, which produces MSSPSTLSPIDRYSLPDEKGHFGIYGGMYVPETLMTPLFELAQAYEEAKADPKFREELAFMLKQYAGRPTELYFAERLTEHCGGAKIYLKREDGLHTGAHKVNNCIGQAILAKRMGKKRIIAETGAGQHGVATAAVCAKFGFECVVYMGAVDMERQALNVFRMRLMGAEVIGVEAGQKTLKDAVNEAMRDWVTNCRDTHYILGSALGSHPYPMMVRDFHKVIGEEAKRQILEAEGRLPDEMVACVGGGSNCIGLFFDFLEDTDVKLVGVEAGGRGIKQGEHAARFEGGKVGVLQGSKTFILQNPDGQIELTHSVSAGLDYAAIGPEHAFYHDRGRINYAYATDEDVMEAFQVLSRVEGIIPALESTHALAYALKRAPQMDKDQVLVVNLSGRGDKDVQQAMKILGVEQ; this is translated from the coding sequence ATGAGTTCCCCGAGCACCTTGAGCCCGATTGACCGCTATTCGCTGCCCGACGAAAAGGGCCACTTCGGCATCTATGGAGGCATGTATGTGCCTGAGACTTTGATGACGCCGCTCTTTGAGCTGGCGCAGGCCTACGAGGAAGCCAAGGCGGACCCGAAATTTCGCGAAGAGCTGGCCTTCATGCTCAAGCAATACGCCGGCCGCCCAACGGAGCTGTATTTCGCCGAGCGTTTGACCGAGCATTGCGGCGGCGCGAAGATCTACTTGAAACGTGAAGACGGCCTGCACACCGGCGCGCATAAGGTAAACAACTGCATTGGCCAGGCAATCTTGGCCAAGCGCATGGGCAAAAAGCGTATCATCGCCGAAACCGGTGCGGGTCAGCATGGCGTGGCGACGGCAGCCGTTTGTGCGAAGTTTGGCTTCGAGTGCGTGGTTTACATGGGCGCAGTGGACATGGAGCGTCAGGCGCTGAACGTGTTCCGTATGCGGCTGATGGGGGCCGAGGTGATCGGCGTTGAAGCTGGCCAAAAGACGCTCAAGGACGCGGTCAACGAGGCCATGCGCGACTGGGTGACGAACTGCCGCGACACGCACTACATCCTTGGGTCGGCGCTGGGTTCGCATCCTTACCCCATGATGGTCAGGGACTTCCATAAGGTGATTGGCGAAGAGGCCAAGCGTCAGATTCTGGAAGCCGAAGGACGCCTGCCGGACGAGATGGTCGCTTGCGTCGGCGGTGGCTCGAACTGCATCGGCCTGTTTTTCGACTTTTTGGAAGACACCGATGTCAAGCTGGTCGGCGTTGAAGCTGGTGGCCGTGGCATCAAACAGGGCGAGCACGCCGCACGCTTCGAAGGCGGTAAGGTCGGTGTGCTGCAGGGCTCAAAGACCTTTATTTTGCAGAATCCGGATGGCCAGATCGAGCTGACGCACTCCGTGTCCGCCGGCTTGGACTATGCCGCGATCGGCCCGGAGCACGCGTTTTACCACGATCGCGGTCGCATCAATTACGCCTACGCGACGGATGAGGACGTGATGGAAGCCTTCCAAGTGCTAAGCCGTGTCGAGGGCATTATCCCGGCGCTGGAATCGACCCACGCCTTGGCCTATGCGCTCAAGCGTGCGCCGCAGATGGACAAAGATCAGGTGCTGGTCGTCAACCTCTCCGGCCGTGGGGACAAGGATGTGCAGCAGGCGATGAAGATTCTCGGCGTCGAGCAATGA
- a CDS encoding paraquat-inducible protein A yields MSARQTARSHGLIACETCGQLSQPPAEHRGKMACPTCGGKIESRKDRMISRTWALVIAGFVLYIPANLYPVMTFNMVGNAESDTIMSGVVELFQSGMWAIGLLVLCASITVPLAKLIGLAYLLFTVQRGHHTRTKDRTRLYRIIELIGRWSMLDVFLVSILIAVVNLGQVATISPDIGAVFFASVVIVTMFAAQTFDPRLIWDRAER; encoded by the coding sequence ATGAGCGCGCGCCAAACCGCCCGCAGCCATGGCCTTATCGCCTGCGAAACCTGCGGCCAGCTCTCGCAACCGCCCGCCGAGCACCGGGGCAAGATGGCCTGCCCCACCTGCGGGGGCAAGATAGAGAGCCGCAAAGACCGCATGATTTCCCGCACCTGGGCGCTCGTTATCGCGGGCTTCGTGCTCTACATCCCGGCGAACCTCTACCCCGTCATGACCTTTAACATGGTGGGCAATGCCGAATCCGACACCATCATGTCGGGCGTTGTCGAGCTGTTCCAAAGCGGCATGTGGGCGATCGGCCTGCTGGTCCTCTGCGCCAGCATCACGGTGCCGCTGGCCAAGCTCATTGGCCTGGCTTACCTGCTCTTCACCGTGCAGCGCGGCCACCACACCCGCACCAAGGATCGCACGCGGCTTTACCGCATCATTGAGCTAATTGGCCGCTGGTCGATGCTAGATGTGTTCCTGGTGTCGATCCTGATCGCGGTCGTTAACCTCGGCCAGGTCGCAACGATCAGCCCGGATATCGGGGCCGTGTTTTTCGCCTCCGTGGTGATTGTCACCATGTTCGCTGCCCAAACCTTTGACCCGCGCCTGATCTGGGATCGCGCGGAACGCTAA
- a CDS encoding type B 50S ribosomal protein L31, with protein sequence MKSEIHPTYNPVCFVDVSSGKKFLSNSTLKSKQKETIDGVEYSVMVCDVTMDSHPAYTGEKRFVDTAGRVEKFENKFRRRRR encoded by the coding sequence GTGAAATCCGAAATACATCCCACCTATAATCCGGTATGCTTCGTCGACGTTTCCAGCGGCAAGAAGTTCCTGTCCAATTCGACTCTCAAGTCCAAGCAAAAGGAAACCATCGACGGCGTTGAATACAGCGTTATGGTTTGCGATGTGACGATGGACTCTCACCCGGCATACACTGGCGAAAAGCGCTTTGTGGACACCGCCGGCCGCGTCGAAAAGTTCGAGAACAAGTTCCGCCGCCGTCGCCGCTAA
- a CDS encoding exosortase/archaeosortase family protein, with product MNHTTLKIWLLPLALQFAFYYQISGFWDPDSHYFYGWGIPFLSLFLFWTRSEDEPERDAPWMLLLVPALVFFLMFAGMRVLWETMSSWHMLSWAQGACLAAFCITWGTAWGGFRWSWHYAFPLLFFLASIPWPGRLELGVSDWLTGHIANIVTFSLQMLGIPAMLQGIQISIGDAKVEVAEACSGIRSLQFLLVATLFLGEYGKFSMPRRITLLACGIVASFIQNAIRALALGWITGIEGQEAYDRWHDNAGAITFVVGLSMVLIAFLIIEPKDNNKATPKKTESAYPIPGICLALTALVLIAYGGVELFRYKWYDMPTMHEAKAWQLNEEALNKLPWHRSIKVDEVVNNVLETEDIQAGQFLYNDSLVNYNFVSWPEGYSVMRVNAHNPEYCMGSVQGLEQTKPLEAQMMTGNWDGIECEVFEFRHTISAEKITIFRSLMLPVSTQNYYQFYQQASGSWWDKWKMAYHNFWDRVDENSMLTRQLLLVGVTSPTPGQEDAALYHFLNEAIIEKPL from the coding sequence ATGAACCACACCACGCTCAAGATTTGGCTGCTGCCACTGGCGTTGCAGTTCGCATTTTACTACCAGATTTCCGGCTTCTGGGATCCCGATTCGCATTATTTCTATGGCTGGGGCATTCCATTTTTGAGCCTGTTTCTGTTCTGGACCCGCAGTGAGGACGAGCCCGAACGCGACGCTCCCTGGATGCTGCTTTTGGTCCCGGCATTGGTCTTTTTCCTGATGTTCGCCGGCATGCGTGTGCTGTGGGAAACCATGAGCTCCTGGCACATGCTGAGCTGGGCGCAGGGGGCTTGCCTGGCTGCGTTTTGCATAACCTGGGGCACTGCCTGGGGCGGATTCCGCTGGTCGTGGCACTACGCCTTTCCCCTGTTGTTCTTTCTGGCGTCCATTCCCTGGCCCGGACGGCTTGAGCTGGGCGTCAGCGATTGGCTCACCGGCCACATTGCCAACATCGTCACCTTTTCCCTGCAAATGCTGGGCATCCCGGCCATGCTACAGGGCATTCAGATTTCCATCGGCGACGCCAAGGTGGAAGTCGCCGAAGCATGCAGCGGCATCCGGTCACTGCAGTTTCTGCTGGTGGCCACGCTCTTTTTGGGTGAATACGGTAAATTTTCCATGCCCCGCCGGATTACGCTGCTCGCCTGCGGCATAGTGGCGTCCTTTATCCAGAATGCGATTCGTGCGTTGGCCCTGGGATGGATCACGGGCATTGAGGGGCAGGAAGCCTATGACCGCTGGCATGACAACGCCGGTGCCATTACCTTCGTGGTAGGCTTGTCCATGGTGCTGATCGCGTTCCTGATTATCGAGCCTAAGGACAACAATAAAGCCACCCCGAAGAAGACAGAGTCCGCGTATCCGATTCCCGGCATTTGCCTGGCACTCACCGCGCTGGTGCTGATTGCCTATGGCGGCGTCGAGCTCTTCCGCTACAAGTGGTATGACATGCCGACCATGCACGAAGCCAAAGCCTGGCAGTTGAACGAGGAGGCACTGAACAAACTGCCTTGGCACCGCAGCATCAAGGTGGATGAGGTCGTGAATAATGTCCTGGAAACAGAAGACATTCAAGCCGGCCAATTCCTCTACAACGACAGCCTGGTAAACTACAATTTCGTCTCCTGGCCGGAGGGCTACTCCGTCATGCGCGTCAACGCGCACAACCCCGAGTATTGCATGGGCTCTGTCCAGGGCCTCGAGCAAACGAAGCCTCTGGAAGCCCAGATGATGACTGGCAATTGGGATGGCATCGAATGCGAGGTCTTCGAATTCCGCCACACCATCAGCGCGGAGAAAATCACCATTTTCCGCAGCCTGATGCTGCCAGTCAGCACCCAAAATTACTATCAGTTTTATCAGCAAGCGTCCGGCAGTTGGTGGGACAAATGGAAAATGGCCTACCATAACTTTTGGGACCGCGTTGACGAAAACAGCATGCTCACCCGGCAGTTACTACTGGTCGGCGTGACCTCGCCCACCCCGGGCCAAGAAGACGCGGCGCTGTATCATTTCCTCAACGAGGCCATCATTGAAAAGCCTTTATAG